The proteins below are encoded in one region of Pseudomonas putida S13.1.2:
- a CDS encoding YhcB family protein, with protein MELSLLVWLLPTLALVIGVAVGFIVARLLPNAAPSNTQRQLDDIQKRFDSYQNEVVTHFNSTAMLVKKLTQSYQDVQDHLAEGANSLALDDVTRQRLLAALHSEAPQGPRDRLTPPKDTAEVPRDYAPKAPNSPGMLDESYGLKR; from the coding sequence GTGGAACTCTCGCTCCTTGTTTGGTTGTTGCCAACCCTGGCCCTGGTCATCGGCGTGGCGGTCGGTTTCATTGTTGCCCGCCTGCTGCCCAACGCAGCGCCCAGCAACACCCAGCGCCAACTGGATGATATCCAGAAGCGCTTCGACAGCTACCAGAACGAAGTGGTCACCCACTTCAACAGCACTGCCATGCTGGTCAAGAAACTGACCCAGAGCTACCAGGACGTACAGGATCACCTGGCCGAAGGCGCGAACAGCCTGGCCCTGGATGATGTCACTCGCCAGCGCCTGCTGGCTGCCCTGCATTCCGAAGCGCCGCAAGGCCCACGTGACCGCCTGACCCCGCCGAAGGACACCGCCGAAGTGCCGCGCGACTATGCGCCAAAAGCGCCGAACTCGCCGGGCATGCTCGACGAGAGCTACGGGCTCAAGCGTTGA
- a CDS encoding alpha/beta hydrolase, whose protein sequence is MLVRETPLFIDGPAGQLEALYLDVAEARGAVLICHPNPVQGGTMLNKVVSTLQRTARDAGYVTLRFNYRGVGQSAGSHDMGAGEVADAEAAAAWLRARHPDLPLVLMGFSFGGFVATSLAGRLEAAGVTLQHLFMIAPAVMRLTAEFPLPQHCPITVVQPDADEVVAPQLVYEWSDSLSRPHELLKVAECGHFFHGKLTDLKDLLLPRLSN, encoded by the coding sequence TTGCTTGTCCGCGAAACCCCCTTGTTCATCGATGGCCCCGCCGGCCAGCTGGAAGCCTTGTACCTGGACGTGGCTGAGGCCCGTGGCGCGGTGCTTATCTGCCACCCCAACCCGGTCCAGGGCGGCACCATGCTCAACAAGGTGGTCTCGACCCTGCAACGCACCGCCCGCGATGCCGGCTACGTGACCCTGCGTTTCAACTACCGTGGCGTCGGCCAGAGCGCCGGCAGCCATGACATGGGGGCCGGCGAAGTGGCCGATGCCGAGGCCGCCGCCGCCTGGCTGCGCGCCAGGCACCCCGACCTGCCACTGGTGCTGATGGGCTTCTCGTTCGGCGGTTTCGTTGCCACCAGCCTGGCCGGCCGCCTGGAAGCCGCCGGGGTAACGCTGCAACACTTGTTCATGATTGCCCCGGCAGTGATGCGCCTGACGGCCGAATTCCCGCTGCCACAGCACTGCCCGATCACTGTGGTGCAGCCAGATGCCGACGAAGTGGTCGCGCCGCAGCTGGTTTACGAATGGTCCGACAGCCTGTCGCGCCCCCATGAGCTGCTGAAAGTGGCAGAATGCGGACACTTCTTCCATGGCAAGCTGACCGATCTGAAGGATCTGCTGCTGCCGCGCCTTTCGAACTGA
- a CDS encoding tryptophan--tRNA ligase, whose product MTTRILTGITTTGTPHLGNYAGAIRPAIRASEQPGADSFYFLADYHALIKCDDPLRIQRSRLEIAATWLAGGLDPDKVTFYRQSDIPEIPELTWLLTCVAAKGLLNRAHAYKASVDKNVENGEDPDAGVTMGLFSYPVLMAADILMFNAHKVPVGRDQIQHVEMARDIGQRFNHLFGQGQDFFALPEAVIEESVATLPGLDGRKMSKSYDNTIPLFTSAKDMKDAISRIVTDSRAPGEAKDPDNSHLFTLYQAFSTPEQCAGFREELLQGLGWGDAKQRLFQLLDGQLAEKREYYHQLIARPADLEDILLAGAAKARKIATPFLEQLREAVGLRSFRSSVQASTEVKKKAAKSARFVSFRDEDGSFRFRLLAADGEQLLLSRSFADGKNAGAVSKQLQQGGEADVRVEGLSFGLWLNGEQVADGPQFDSAEARDAAIQSLRDTLAPQQD is encoded by the coding sequence ATGACCACGCGCATTCTTACCGGTATCACCACCACCGGCACTCCGCACCTGGGCAACTACGCCGGCGCCATTCGCCCTGCGATCCGTGCCAGCGAGCAGCCCGGTGCCGACTCGTTCTACTTCCTGGCCGACTACCACGCCCTGATCAAGTGCGACGACCCGCTGCGTATCCAGCGTTCGCGCCTGGAAATCGCCGCCACCTGGCTGGCCGGTGGCCTGGACCCGGACAAGGTGACCTTCTACCGCCAGTCCGACATCCCGGAAATCCCCGAGCTGACCTGGCTGCTGACCTGCGTGGCCGCCAAGGGCCTGCTGAACCGCGCGCATGCCTACAAGGCCTCGGTGGACAAGAACGTCGAGAACGGCGAAGACCCGGACGCCGGCGTGACCATGGGCCTGTTCAGCTACCCGGTGCTGATGGCCGCGGACATCCTGATGTTCAACGCCCACAAGGTGCCGGTCGGCCGTGACCAGATCCAGCACGTGGAAATGGCCCGCGACATCGGCCAGCGCTTCAACCACCTGTTCGGCCAGGGCCAGGACTTCTTCGCCCTGCCAGAGGCGGTGATCGAGGAAAGCGTGGCCACGCTGCCAGGCCTGGACGGGCGCAAGATGTCCAAGAGCTATGACAACACCATCCCGTTGTTCACCAGCGCCAAGGACATGAAAGACGCCATCTCGCGCATCGTTACCGACTCGCGCGCGCCGGGTGAAGCGAAAGACCCGGACAACTCGCACCTGTTCACCCTGTACCAGGCCTTCTCGACGCCGGAGCAATGCGCCGGGTTCCGCGAAGAGCTGTTGCAGGGCCTGGGCTGGGGCGATGCCAAGCAGCGCCTGTTCCAGTTGCTGGATGGCCAGCTGGCTGAAAAACGCGAGTACTACCACCAGCTGATCGCCCGCCCGGCGGACCTGGAAGACATCCTGCTGGCCGGCGCCGCCAAGGCCCGCAAGATTGCCACGCCATTCCTTGAGCAGCTGCGCGAGGCCGTGGGCCTGCGGTCGTTCCGCAGCAGCGTGCAGGCCAGCACCGAAGTGAAGAAGAAGGCTGCCAAGAGCGCACGGTTCGTCAGCTTCCGTGACGAAGACGGCAGCTTCCGCTTCCGCCTGCTGGCCGCTGACGGTGAGCAACTGTTGCTGTCGCGCAGCTTCGCTGACGGCAAGAATGCCGGCGCCGTGAGCAAGCAGCTGCAGCAGGGTGGCGAGGCCGATGTGCGGGTCGAAGGCCTGAGCTTCGGCCTGTGGCTCAACGGCGAGCAGGTTGCCGACGGGCCGCAGTTCGACAGCGCCGAAGCTCGTGATGCGGCTATTCAAAGCCTGCGTGACACCTTGGCCCCCCAGCAGGACTGA
- the zapE gene encoding cell division protein ZapE, with amino-acid sequence MTPLERYQADLKRPDFFHDAAQETAVRHLQRLYDDLVQAQNNKPGVFGKLFGKKEQTPVKGLYFWGGVGRGKTYLVDTFYEALPFKQKMRTHFHRFMKRVHEEMKTLKGEKNPLTIIAKRFSDEARVICFDEFFVSDITDAMILGTLMEELFKNGVSLVATSNIVPDGLYKDGLQRARFLPAIAMIKQFTDVVNVDSGVDYRLRHLEQAELFHYPLNDAAYQSMRASFKALTPECTQAVENDVLMIENRPINALRTCDDVAWFDFRALCDGPRSQNDYIELGKIFHAVLLSNVEQMGVATDDIARRFINMVDEFYDRNVKLIISAEVELKDLYTGGRLSFEFQRTLSRLLEMQSHEFLSRAHKP; translated from the coding sequence ATGACTCCCTTAGAACGCTATCAAGCAGATCTGAAACGTCCCGACTTCTTCCATGACGCGGCGCAGGAAACTGCGGTGCGTCACCTGCAGCGCCTGTACGACGACCTGGTACAAGCGCAGAACAACAAGCCTGGTGTGTTCGGCAAGCTGTTCGGCAAGAAGGAGCAGACCCCGGTCAAGGGCCTGTACTTCTGGGGTGGGGTAGGGCGAGGCAAGACCTACCTGGTCGACACTTTCTACGAAGCGCTGCCGTTCAAGCAGAAGATGCGTACGCACTTCCACCGCTTCATGAAGCGCGTGCACGAGGAAATGAAAACCCTCAAGGGCGAGAAGAACCCGCTGACCATCATCGCCAAGCGTTTCAGCGACGAAGCCAGGGTGATCTGTTTCGACGAGTTCTTCGTGTCGGACATTACCGACGCCATGATCCTCGGCACCCTGATGGAAGAGCTGTTCAAGAACGGCGTGTCGCTGGTGGCCACCTCCAACATCGTGCCGGATGGCCTGTACAAGGACGGCCTGCAACGCGCACGCTTCCTGCCAGCCATTGCCATGATCAAGCAGTTTACCGACGTGGTGAACGTTGACAGTGGGGTCGACTACCGTCTGCGTCACCTGGAGCAGGCCGAACTGTTCCACTACCCGCTCAACGATGCGGCGTACCAGAGCATGCGTGCCAGCTTCAAGGCGCTGACGCCTGAGTGCACCCAGGCGGTCGAGAACGATGTGCTGATGATCGAGAACCGTCCGATCAATGCCCTGCGCACCTGCGACGATGTCGCCTGGTTCGACTTCCGCGCCCTCTGCGATGGGCCGCGCAGCCAGAACGACTATATCGAACTGGGCAAGATCTTCCACGCCGTGCTGCTGAGCAATGTGGAGCAGATGGGGGTCGCCACCGACGACATCGCCCGCCGCTTCATCAACATGGTGGACGAGTTCTACGACCGCAACGTCAAGCTGATCATCTCGGCCGAAGTGGAGCTCAAAGACCTGTACACCGGCGGGCGCCTGAGCTTCGAGTTCCAGCGCACCCTGAGCCGGTTGCTGGAGATGCAGTCGCACGAATTCCTGTCGCGCGCGCACAAGCCCTAA
- a CDS encoding GlxA family transcriptional regulator, giving the protein MQAKDFFHLASLRYSKQLGLGLQPMFEICLVSPDGQPVDSFSNVQLPVDGGLDDADVIILPAYWDDFDNLLQRYPQVLPWLREQHARGAVLCAEASGVFWLAESGLLDGKEATTYWRFFTSFAERFPKIRLNQDKHLTDADNIYCAGGATSACDLYIYLIERFCGANVARAVSRDILYEVQRNYTPGRMGFGGQKLHQDLIILQIQHWLEEHFADKFRFEDVARNHGMSIRNFMRRFQGATGDKPLHYLQRLRIETAKGLLSSTRKSIKTISYEVGYDDASFFARLFRQHTELSPNQYRQQFMQEA; this is encoded by the coding sequence ATGCAGGCCAAGGACTTCTTCCATCTCGCCAGCCTGCGCTACAGCAAGCAGCTGGGCCTGGGCTTGCAGCCCATGTTCGAGATCTGCCTGGTGAGCCCCGACGGCCAGCCCGTGGACAGCTTCAGCAATGTGCAGCTACCGGTCGACGGTGGCCTGGACGACGCCGATGTGATCATCCTCCCGGCCTACTGGGACGATTTCGACAACCTCCTGCAACGTTATCCACAGGTGCTGCCATGGCTGCGTGAACAGCATGCCCGCGGTGCGGTGCTGTGCGCCGAGGCCAGTGGTGTGTTCTGGCTGGCCGAATCCGGCCTGCTCGACGGCAAGGAAGCGACGACCTACTGGCGCTTCTTCACCAGCTTTGCCGAACGCTTCCCGAAGATCCGGCTGAACCAGGACAAGCACCTGACCGACGCCGACAATATCTATTGCGCCGGCGGCGCCACGTCGGCCTGCGACCTGTACATCTACCTGATCGAGCGCTTCTGCGGCGCCAACGTGGCCCGCGCCGTATCCCGCGATATCCTCTACGAAGTGCAGCGCAACTACACCCCGGGGCGCATGGGCTTTGGCGGGCAGAAGCTGCACCAGGACCTGATCATCCTGCAGATCCAGCACTGGCTGGAGGAACACTTCGCCGACAAGTTCCGCTTCGAGGACGTCGCCCGCAACCACGGCATGAGCATCCGTAACTTCATGCGCCGCTTCCAGGGCGCGACGGGTGACAAGCCCCTGCACTACCTGCAACGGCTGCGGATCGAGACCGCCAAGGGGTTGTTGTCGAGCACGCGCAAGAGCATCAAGACCATCAGCTACGAAGTTGGCTATGACGATGCCAGTTTCTTTGCGCGGCTGTTCCGCCAGCACACCGAGCTGTCGCCGAACCAGTATCGGCAGCAGTTCATGCAAGAGGCTTGA
- a CDS encoding NADP(H)-dependent aldo-keto reductase — protein sequence MEYRQLGRTDLNVSALCLGTMTWGEQNVQAEAFEQIARAKAAGVNFIDTAEMYPVPPRPETYAATERIIGNWFRDNGDRDDWVLASKVAGPGNGISHIRDGQLKHNRQHIVAALEESLKRLQTDRIDLYQLHWPERSTNFFGKLGYQHLPQDHFTPLEETLEVLDEQVRAGKIRHIGLSNETPWGTMKFLQLADSRGWPRAVSIQNPYNLLNRSFEVGLAEVAIREQCGLLAYSPLAFGMLSGKYENGARPDNARLTLFSRFARYSNPQTVSACSRYVQLAREHGLDPAQMALAFVTRQPFVTSNIIGATSLQQLDSNLASLELSLSDELLAAIEAIHQAQPNPAP from the coding sequence ATGGAATACCGCCAGCTCGGCCGTACCGACCTCAATGTCAGCGCCCTGTGCCTGGGCACCATGACCTGGGGCGAACAGAACGTTCAGGCCGAAGCCTTCGAACAGATTGCCCGGGCCAAGGCCGCCGGGGTGAACTTCATCGACACCGCCGAGATGTACCCGGTGCCGCCGCGCCCGGAAACCTACGCGGCCACCGAGCGCATCATCGGCAACTGGTTCCGTGACAACGGTGATCGCGACGACTGGGTGCTGGCCAGCAAGGTCGCAGGCCCAGGCAACGGCATCAGCCACATTCGCGACGGCCAGCTCAAGCACAACCGCCAGCACATCGTCGCGGCGCTGGAGGAGAGCCTGAAGCGCCTGCAGACCGACCGTATCGACCTGTACCAGCTGCACTGGCCGGAACGCAGCACCAACTTCTTCGGCAAGCTGGGCTACCAGCACCTGCCCCAGGACCACTTCACCCCGCTGGAAGAAACCCTTGAGGTGCTCGACGAGCAGGTACGTGCGGGCAAGATCCGCCACATCGGCCTGTCCAATGAAACGCCGTGGGGCACCATGAAGTTCCTGCAACTGGCCGATAGCCGGGGCTGGCCGCGGGCGGTGTCGATCCAGAACCCGTACAACCTGCTCAACCGCAGCTTCGAGGTGGGCCTGGCTGAAGTGGCCATCCGTGAGCAGTGCGGCCTGCTGGCCTATTCGCCGCTGGCCTTCGGCATGCTCTCGGGCAAGTACGAGAACGGCGCACGGCCGGACAACGCGCGCCTGACCCTGTTCAGCCGCTTTGCCCGCTACTCCAACCCGCAGACCGTGTCAGCCTGCAGCCGTTACGTGCAACTGGCCCGCGAGCACGGCCTGGACCCGGCGCAGATGGCCCTGGCGTTCGTCACCCGGCAGCCGTTCGTGACCAGCAACATCATTGGCGCGACCAGCCTGCAACAGCTGGACAGCAACCTGGCGAGCCTCGAGCTGAGCCTGAGTGATGAGTTGCTGGCGGCGATCGAAGCCATACACCAGGCGCAGCCGAACCCGGCGCCTTGA
- the rplM gene encoding 50S ribosomal protein L13: MKTFTAKPETVKREWFVVDAAGQTLGRLATEIASRLRGKHKPEYTPHVDTGDYIVVINAEQVRVTGAKSSDKMYYSHSGFPGGIKEINFEKLIAKAPERVIETAVKGMLPKNPLGRDMYRKLKVYAGAAHPHTAQQPQELKI; the protein is encoded by the coding sequence ATGAAAACTTTTACTGCTAAACCGGAAACAGTAAAGCGCGAGTGGTTCGTAGTCGACGCCGCTGGCCAGACCCTGGGTCGTCTGGCTACCGAAATCGCTAGCCGTCTGCGTGGCAAACACAAACCAGAATACACCCCTCACGTTGACACCGGCGACTACATCGTCGTTATCAACGCCGAGCAGGTTCGTGTGACTGGTGCCAAGTCTTCCGACAAAATGTACTACTCCCACTCCGGCTTCCCGGGCGGTATCAAGGAAATCAACTTCGAGAAGTTGATCGCCAAGGCCCCTGAGCGTGTTATCGAAACCGCGGTCAAAGGCATGCTGCCTAAGAACCCGCTGGGTCGCGACATGTACCGCAAGCTGAAAGTGTACGCGGGTGCTGCTCACCCACACACTGCTCAGCAGCCTCAAGAACTGAAGATCTAA
- the rpsI gene encoding 30S ribosomal protein S9, with amino-acid sequence MSATQNYGTGRRKTATARVFLRPGTGNISINNRSLDVFFGRETARMVVRQPLELTETVEKFDIYVTVSGGGVSGQAGAIRHGITRALMEYDETLRGALRRAGYVTRDAREVERKKVGLRKARKRPQYSKR; translated from the coding sequence ATGTCGGCGACTCAAAATTACGGCACTGGCCGTCGCAAGACCGCAACCGCTCGCGTATTCCTGCGTCCGGGTACTGGTAACATTTCCATCAACAACCGTTCTCTGGACGTGTTCTTCGGTCGCGAAACCGCTCGCATGGTTGTTCGCCAGCCACTCGAGCTGACCGAAACCGTTGAGAAGTTCGACATCTACGTCACCGTTTCCGGTGGTGGTGTCAGCGGTCAAGCCGGTGCGATCCGTCACGGTATCACCCGCGCTCTGATGGAATACGACGAAACCCTGCGTGGCGCTCTGCGTCGTGCTGGCTACGTCACCCGCGACGCTCGTGAAGTCGAGCGTAAGAAAGTGGGTCTGCGTAAAGCGCGTAAGCGTCCTCAGTACTCCAAGCGTTAA
- the petA gene encoding ubiquinol-cytochrome c reductase iron-sulfur subunit, with amino-acid sequence MSNDGVNAGRRRFLVAATSVVGAAGAVGAAVPFVGSWFPSAKAKAAGAPVKVNIAKVEAGQQMVAEWRGQPVFIVRRTQEILGNLKKITGDLSDPESKASVQPTYVDPEVRSIKPEILILVGLCTHLGCSPTFRPEVAPADLGPKWVGGYFCPCHGSHYDLAGRVYKSQPAPLNLPVPPHSYESDDIIVIGVDQENA; translated from the coding sequence ATGAGCAATGACGGCGTCAACGCAGGCCGGCGCCGCTTCCTCGTAGCCGCGACATCCGTGGTCGGGGCAGCGGGAGCAGTGGGGGCTGCGGTACCGTTCGTGGGGTCATGGTTTCCCAGTGCCAAGGCGAAAGCCGCAGGTGCACCGGTGAAGGTCAATATCGCCAAGGTCGAGGCCGGGCAGCAGATGGTGGCCGAATGGCGTGGCCAGCCGGTATTCATCGTGCGGCGAACGCAGGAAATCCTCGGCAACCTGAAAAAAATCACGGGTGACTTGTCTGATCCCGAGTCCAAGGCCTCGGTGCAGCCAACCTACGTCGACCCTGAGGTTCGCTCGATCAAGCCGGAAATTCTCATTCTTGTCGGGCTGTGCACGCACCTGGGCTGCTCACCCACCTTCCGCCCGGAAGTTGCGCCTGCTGACCTTGGTCCGAAATGGGTGGGTGGCTACTTCTGCCCGTGCCACGGCTCCCACTACGACCTCGCCGGCCGTGTCTACAAGTCGCAGCCGGCACCTCTCAACCTGCCAGTGCCACCGCACTCTTACGAGTCGGACGATATCATCGTCATCGGCGTCGACCAGGAGAACGCATGA
- a CDS encoding cytochrome b, giving the protein MSKFMDWIDARFPATKMWEDHLSKYYAPKNFNFLYFFGSLALLVLVNQIVTGVWLTMSFTPSAEEAFASVEYIMRDVEYGWILRYLHSTGASAFFIVVYLHMFRGLLYGSYQKPRELVWLFGMLIYLALMAEAFMGYLLPWGQMSYWGAQVIISLFGAIPVIGDDLTQWIRGDYLISGITLNRFFALHVVALPIVILGLVVLHILALHEVGSNNPDGVDIKKKKDENGIPLDGIPFHPYYTVKDIVGVVVFLFVFCAVVFFFPEMGGYFLEKPNFEQANAFKTPEHIAPVWYFTPFYAILRAVPDKLMGVIAMGAAIAVLFVLPWLDRSPVRSMRYKGWISKVFLLVFCVSFVILGVLGVLAPTPGRTLLSQVCTVLYFAYFLLMPFYTRLEKTKPVPERVTG; this is encoded by the coding sequence ATGAGCAAGTTCATGGACTGGATTGATGCTCGCTTCCCCGCCACGAAGATGTGGGAAGACCACCTGAGCAAGTATTACGCGCCCAAGAACTTCAACTTCCTGTACTTCTTCGGCTCCCTGGCATTGTTGGTACTGGTCAATCAGATCGTCACCGGTGTATGGCTGACCATGAGCTTTACGCCCTCGGCGGAAGAGGCGTTCGCTTCGGTCGAGTACATCATGCGTGACGTTGAGTACGGCTGGATCCTGCGCTACCTGCACTCCACCGGTGCGTCGGCGTTCTTCATCGTGGTCTACCTGCACATGTTCCGCGGCCTGCTCTACGGCTCCTACCAGAAGCCTCGCGAGCTGGTCTGGCTGTTCGGCATGCTGATCTACCTTGCGCTGATGGCCGAAGCCTTCATGGGCTACCTGCTGCCGTGGGGCCAGATGTCGTACTGGGGTGCCCAGGTGATCATCTCCCTGTTCGGTGCCATCCCGGTAATCGGTGACGACCTCACCCAGTGGATCCGTGGTGACTACCTGATTTCGGGCATCACCCTGAACCGCTTCTTTGCCCTGCATGTGGTCGCCCTGCCTATCGTGATTCTCGGCCTGGTTGTGCTGCACATTCTTGCGCTGCACGAAGTGGGTTCGAACAACCCCGATGGTGTCGACATCAAGAAGAAAAAGGACGAAAACGGTATTCCGCTGGACGGTATTCCGTTCCACCCGTACTACACCGTCAAGGATATCGTCGGGGTGGTGGTGTTCCTCTTCGTGTTCTGCGCCGTGGTGTTCTTCTTCCCGGAAATGGGCGGTTACTTCCTGGAGAAACCGAACTTCGAGCAGGCCAACGCCTTCAAGACACCTGAGCACATCGCGCCGGTGTGGTACTTCACACCGTTCTACGCAATCTTGCGGGCGGTGCCTGACAAGCTGATGGGCGTGATCGCCATGGGCGCGGCCATCGCCGTGCTGTTCGTACTGCCCTGGCTCGACCGCAGCCCGGTGCGTTCCATGCGTTACAAGGGCTGGATCAGCAAGGTTTTCCTGCTGGTGTTCTGCGTGTCCTTCGTCATCCTCGGCGTGCTGGGTGTTCTGGCGCCGACACCTGGGCGTACCTTGCTGTCGCAGGTGTGCACGGTGTTGTACTTCGCCTACTTCCTGCTGATGCCGTTCTACACAAGGCTCGAGAAGACCAAACCGGTTCCGGAAAGGGTGACTGGCTGA
- a CDS encoding cytochrome c1: MKKLIAVFLLAVMPAFSFAAEHGLELDKADIDLTDKAAMQDGARTFANYCMGCHSAKFQRYERVADDLGIPHELMLEKLVFTGAKIGDHMQIGMKPSDAKTWFGAAPPDLTLVARVRGTDWLYTYLRSFYEDPSRPYGVNNKVFPNVGMPNVLVGLQGNQVIGCKQVQTVTDGKKQFDPLTGSPITHEACDQLTITPKSGTLTTEQFDEKVKNLVTFLAYSANPVKLESQRIGTYVLLYLAFFFVFAYLLKREYWKDVH, from the coding sequence ATGAAAAAGTTGATTGCAGTATTTTTGCTGGCAGTGATGCCTGCGTTTTCCTTCGCTGCCGAACACGGCCTGGAGCTGGACAAGGCCGATATCGACCTGACCGACAAGGCGGCCATGCAGGATGGTGCGCGCACCTTTGCCAACTATTGCATGGGTTGCCACAGTGCCAAGTTTCAGCGTTACGAGCGGGTAGCCGACGACCTGGGCATCCCCCACGAGCTGATGCTCGAGAAGCTGGTATTCACCGGTGCCAAGATCGGTGACCACATGCAGATCGGCATGAAGCCCAGTGACGCCAAGACCTGGTTCGGTGCTGCGCCGCCCGACCTGACACTGGTCGCCCGTGTGCGGGGTACCGACTGGCTGTACACCTACCTGCGCAGCTTCTACGAGGACCCATCGCGGCCTTACGGGGTGAACAACAAGGTGTTCCCGAACGTCGGCATGCCTAACGTGCTGGTGGGCTTGCAGGGTAACCAGGTGATTGGCTGCAAGCAGGTGCAGACGGTAACCGATGGCAAGAAGCAATTCGACCCGTTGACCGGCAGCCCGATCACCCACGAAGCCTGTGACCAGCTGACCATCACGCCGAAATCCGGTACCCTGACCACCGAGCAGTTCGACGAGAAGGTCAAGAACCTGGTGACCTTCCTGGCCTATTCGGCCAACCCGGTCAAACTGGAAAGCCAGCGCATTGGTACCTACGTGTTGCTGTACCTGGCTTTCTTCTTCGTATTCGCCTATTTGCTCAAGCGTGAATACTGGAAGGACGTGCACTGA
- a CDS encoding glutathione S-transferase N-terminal domain-containing protein, whose amino-acid sequence MGATNRLACYSDPADHYSHRVRLVLAEKGVSVQVIDVDPSRLPAKLAEVNPYGSVPTLVDRDLALYESTVVMEYLEERYPHPPLMPVYPVARGNSRLLMHRIQRDWCALADTVLDSRSTEAARVEARKALRESLTGVSPLFGEYACFMSEDQSLVDCCLLPILWRLPVLGIELPRQAKPLLDYMERQFAREPFLASLSSVEREMRKL is encoded by the coding sequence ATGGGCGCAACCAACAGGTTAGCCTGCTATTCCGATCCCGCTGATCACTATTCTCATCGGGTACGCCTTGTGCTGGCCGAGAAGGGTGTCAGCGTGCAGGTCATCGATGTCGACCCCAGTCGCCTGCCGGCCAAGCTGGCCGAGGTAAACCCTTACGGCAGTGTGCCGACCCTGGTCGACCGTGACCTGGCGTTGTATGAGTCGACCGTGGTGATGGAATACCTCGAGGAGCGTTACCCGCACCCGCCGCTGATGCCGGTGTACCCGGTTGCACGGGGTAACAGCCGTTTGCTGATGCACCGCATCCAGCGCGACTGGTGTGCCCTGGCCGACACCGTGCTGGACTCGCGCAGCACCGAGGCCGCCCGTGTCGAGGCACGCAAGGCCCTGCGCGAAAGCCTCACCGGCGTCTCGCCATTGTTCGGTGAGTACGCCTGTTTCATGAGTGAGGATCAAAGCCTGGTCGATTGTTGTCTATTGCCCATACTCTGGCGCTTGCCAGTGTTGGGTATCGAATTGCCGCGGCAAGCCAAGCCGCTGCTGGATTACATGGAGCGGCAGTTCGCTCGGGAGCCTTTCCTGGCGAGCCTGTCCTCCGTAGAACGTGAAATGCGCAAGCTTTAA
- a CDS encoding ClpXP protease specificity-enhancing factor, with protein MNSSRPYLVRALYEWIVDNDCTPHMLVNAEYPKVQVPDGFASDGQIVLNISPSAVRSLHMDNDAVSFEGRFSGVAHSLFVPVGAILGIYARENGQGMVFELESPMDGDELEEDDVQPDDDGPPEGGGQPPRPTGRPSLKVVK; from the coding sequence ATGAACTCCAGTCGCCCCTATCTGGTTCGAGCACTGTATGAGTGGATCGTCGACAACGATTGCACGCCCCATATGCTGGTCAATGCCGAATACCCGAAAGTCCAGGTGCCGGATGGTTTCGCCAGTGATGGCCAGATCGTCTTGAATATCTCGCCAAGTGCCGTGCGCAGCCTGCACATGGATAACGACGCGGTCAGCTTCGAGGGCCGCTTCAGTGGCGTGGCCCATTCGCTGTTCGTGCCGGTTGGCGCCATCCTGGGCATCTATGCCCGTGAAAATGGCCAAGGCATGGTCTTCGAGCTGGAGTCGCCGATGGATGGCGACGAGCTGGAAGAGGATGATGTGCAGCCGGACGATGATGGCCCGCCAGAAGGGGGTGGCCAGCCGCCGCGCCCAACTGGCCGACCAAGCCTGAAAGTGGTCAAGTAA
- a CDS encoding YgdI/YgdR family lipoprotein, with the protein MSKLLLPALLLGTFATLAGCSTPSLITLNDGREIQAVDAPKFDRNAGFYEFQQLDGKRTRINKDQVRTISDL; encoded by the coding sequence ATGTCTAAGCTTCTGCTGCCTGCCCTGCTGCTCGGCACCTTCGCCACCCTGGCCGGCTGCTCCACCCCAAGCCTGATCACCCTCAACGATGGCCGTGAAATCCAGGCTGTCGACGCGCCCAAGTTTGACCGTAATGCCGGCTTCTACGAGTTCCAGCAACTCGACGGCAAGCGCACCCGCATCAACAAGGACCAGGTGCGCACCATCAGCGACCTGTAA